The DNA region CCCTGCGGCTCTATGAAATACTGGATCTGCGGGAAGACGCTGCGCCGGCTATGTTGGATATGCTGGGCTTTTGGGAAAAAGCTTTTGACGCCTATGAGAGACAGGACTTCACCGGAGCGTTGGATCTTTTCAAATCAATATACCGGGAAAACGACCAGGACCGGGTTGCGAAACTGTACCTGGACCGCTGTGAAAAATATGCCTCCACACCCCCAAGCCCGGAAAAATGGGATAATGGGGTCGATAACCTAACCGAGAAATGAGTAAATCTATTGAACAAATTAGGCGGGATTACCGGGTGCTTTTCTAGATAAAAAGAAGCCGTTCCGGCCTAAGCCGGAACGGCGCCTTCCCGTGAAAAAATGCAAGCATTTTTTCTTAGGAGTTTTTCCTTTCGGAAAAACTCCAGGAACGTTTTCTGCACTAAAAACCGCATAGCGGTTTTTAGAAGACAAAAACCAAAGGTTTTTGTCCCTATTGCAGAAGCTGGAGTACAGTCTGACCTTTCTGATTGGCCTGAGCCAGCATAGCGGTCCCAGCCTGGTTGAGGATCTGGTTCTTCGTAAAGTTAACCATCTCACTCGCCATGTTGGTATCGCGGATGCGGGATTCCGAAGCTTGCATATTTTCAGCTCCGACATCCAAGCCACGGACTGCGTGTTCCAGGCGGTTCTGGTAGGCGCCAAGATCAGCTCGCTGCTTATTGATCTTCTTAATCGCCTCGTCGAGGGTTCCAATGGCACGGTTGGCGTTGTCCGGAGTGGACAACGTAAGAATACTCTCGTCACCGACATTGCGGACTCCAAGGCCCTTCGCAGTCATGGTGCCGATAAACACCTGTTCCCGTTGATCCATGTTGGCGCCGATATGGAACCACATAGAAGCGGTAACAACATTCTCACCGACAATGCGTCCGAACCGACCTGTAAGAAGGTTCATACCATTGAACTGAGCGTGGGACGCAATCCGGTCAACTTCATCAATAAGCTGAGAAACTTCGACCTGAATGTACATCCGGTCTTCATCGGTGTAAACACCGTTCGAAGACTGAACCGCCAGCTCGCGGATACGCTGAATGATGTCCTGGGTTTCCTGAAGGTAACCCTCCGTTGTTTGAATGAATGAAATACCATTCTGGGCGTTGCTGGACGCCTGATTCAAACCGCGGATCTGACTGCGCATTTTTTCGGAAACTGCGAGTCCTGAGGCATCATCACCGGCGCGGTTGATGCGCAAGCCGCTTGATAGTTTCTCCATGTTCTTGTCCAGGGAAACCTGGGTGACCTTGAGGGACCTATCAGCAAACATTGCACTTAAGTTGTGATTAATTATCATAAATTCACTCCCTTGGCATTTTCGGCGCACCGTCGTCCCTTGACGACGATCAACACCGCGGCATCCTTGCCGTTGCTTTAGTAAAACGTGCCTGAACCCTCGACCCACCCGTTCCCGGAAGGGTGAGGATTGGACTATTCCACGGAGGCCCGACGGGCACATGGTTCAGTCCTGTTTCATTTTAAGTATCGGTCTTTGGAAAATTGGCTTTAGGGGAATTTATAAAAACCGGAAGCAGAAGAATATTTTAAACTCTAGGATGAAGAAGGTAAAAAAGGGCAAGCTCGTTTTATGGCATCAGGCCCAGGGCCTGTTCAAGCTGGGCTTTTGGGTCCCCCCGGGCTTTCAATGTTTTAACCGCGGTGATAAAGGCGGGAAGGTCCCGGCCGGAGCGCTCGTAGAGGTCCAGGAAATAGCGGTCCTCCTCATAGTAGAGGCGGTACAATTCCAGGTAGGCGTTATTTATGGGGAGCTCGGAGAAGCCGCGGTAATTGTCATTTTGAAAGAAGGTATCGTAGTTTTCGTTAAACCGAGCCTTAGCGGCCAGAATGATTGCTTCTTTTTTTTGTAATTTTTCCTCTCTTGAGATCCCGCTGTCATAGAGAAGCCCCAGTTCAGCTATAAGTTCCCGAATAAAGCTGAGAAAAGCCTCCCTGCCCCCATCGGACCCGGTAATGGCCCGGTACTCCTCCGAATCGGCGCCATAGATTTTCTCTATATAAAGGCGGGCCCCTTCGCTTCCAACAAATTCTGCCAATTCTTCATTAAATTGGGAGTGATTCTTTAGATAAATTGTGGCGTGAAGAGATTCATGGATAATAAGGTCCGCCAGATGATGGACCGGATACTCTTTCATATAAGAATAGAGGGGATCGGAAAACCAGCCCAGGGTGCTGAAGGCATCCACCCCGCGGACCCAAACATCTAAGTCCTTCTTCTCCAACTTGGCCCTTTCTTTACGGGCATCTTCGGGGTTAAAGAATCCTTTATAAGGGACAGAGCCCACCACGGGAAACCACCATTCATGGCGGGTAAAAGAATCCTGGGCGGAGGCGGAAACCACCGCTGCCAGATAGTCCCGGTCAATGGCGACATATTTAGTATAATTGGTGGTTTCCCGCAGCCCAAGTTCTTCCAGGGCAAAACGGCGTATATCCATCACCTGCCTTGCGAACTCAGCATCGGCGCTATCCGGAGAATCAGCCAGGGTCTTCATGGGAACCGCCTTCCCCAGATAGCCCAGCAACGCACTTCCCTGTGTCAGGGTATAGCACCCGGAAAAAAGGGCACTTCCCCCAAGTAGTACCCCTGCCGCAGCCAAAACAGGTATAAAGGTGATTAGTACCGAACCGTTTATTTTCATGCCTATAGTATAGTCACCGAAAAGCCCTGTTCCCAGTCTTTACCGATGGGACCCGAGGAACCCCCGGCAGCGGCTGCACCCCAGGACATGAACATGGGATCGGCCTGGTTTGTCAAACAGCCGGGCAACAAGGTTTTCGTCATAGTTCAGTACCGCCCCACAAACCGGGCAGATCCGGGGCCGGTCACCCTCAAGGCAATAGGGGCAGCCGGCTATGGACATAAGCCGGTCAGCTTTCCCCATTGAGGGATAGGCTGAGGATTTTACCTTTTCCCCATGGAGCAGCCGGATGGAGCAGACCGGGCAGGTTCTGGGGGCGCCGGCTTCCCCTTCCAATTCATCTTCCTGGTTTTTGTTGTCCTTTCCGGAACCCTGCCCTTTTTTTCCCTGGCCGAAAAAAAGATTGTATCCAAACCAAAAAAGCATCACCCCTATAACAACAAAAACCAACATTTGAAAATATGAATTCATTTTTTACCCTATTATATTGAGCAAGTTTCGGCTTCTAGGCGACCGGAACCATACCGGGTATACTTGCGGCGTGTCAACCTTGTATATTATCGGTACACCCATAGGGAACTTGGGTGATATAAGTTTCCGGGCAGTGGAAACCCTTAAAACCGTCGATCTGGTGGCCTGCGAAGACACCCGACGTACCCTCAAGCTATTGAGCCACCTGGGTCTGCGTATCCCCTTGATTTCGTGCCGGGCCCAAAATGAAGCAGCCGCTGCGGAAAAGATAATACTCTCACTAAGTGAGGGAAAAAATGTAGCCTATGCAAGTGACGCAGGAACACCAGGGGTAAGCGACCCCGGGGCTGTACTGGCATACCTGGTCGCAGAGGCGGGATACCAGGTTATCCCCATACCGGGGCCATCGGC from Treponema primitia ZAS-2 includes:
- a CDS encoding flagellin yields the protein MIINHNLSAMFADRSLKVTQVSLDKNMEKLSSGLRINRAGDDASGLAVSEKMRSQIRGLNQASSNAQNGISFIQTTEGYLQETQDIIQRIRELAVQSSNGVYTDEDRMYIQVEVSQLIDEVDRIASHAQFNGMNLLTGRFGRIVGENVVTASMWFHIGANMDQREQVFIGTMTAKGLGVRNVGDESILTLSTPDNANRAIGTLDEAIKKINKQRADLGAYQNRLEHAVRGLDVGAENMQASESRIRDTNMASEMVNFTKNQILNQAGTAMLAQANQKGQTVLQLLQ
- a CDS encoding aminopeptidase, with translation MKINGSVLITFIPVLAAAGVLLGGSALFSGCYTLTQGSALLGYLGKAVPMKTLADSPDSADAEFARQVMDIRRFALEELGLRETTNYTKYVAIDRDYLAAVVSASAQDSFTRHEWWFPVVGSVPYKGFFNPEDARKERAKLEKKDLDVWVRGVDAFSTLGWFSDPLYSYMKEYPVHHLADLIIHESLHATIYLKNHSQFNEELAEFVGSEGARLYIEKIYGADSEEYRAITGSDGGREAFLSFIRELIAELGLLYDSGISREEKLQKKEAIILAAKARFNENYDTFFQNDNYRGFSELPINNAYLELYRLYYEEDRYFLDLYERSGRDLPAFITAVKTLKARGDPKAQLEQALGLMP